GATGCAACTTCCATAAATTTAGTGTTATATTTTTCACAAATATAGGTTTTTTATCCGTTTTCTTTGCTGTAAAGTGTTCATTTATAGCAATATGCAATAATTTGCATATCGCCTGGCGTTTTACAAGGGCTTGTGCATTATGGGATTAGGAGGATATTTAGAACGGTTATAAATTCGGCTTTTGGTGTTTCGTGCTTAAATTTGCGGTAATAACGCATTTTTTATGCGCTGGGAGCAGATCAAGAAAGCATTGGCCAGGTACAAGGTAGGTATTGCCGGTTGCGGTGGTCTGGGCAGCAATGCCGCTGTGGCGCTGGCCAGGGTGGGGGTAAAGCAGTTGGTGCTGGCCGACTTTGATGTTATTGAACCGTCGAACCTCAACAGGCAATATTATTTCCTGCATCAGATCGGGGAGTATAAAACTTCGGCCCTTGCCGACAACCTGCATATGATTGCGCGCGGCCTGAAACTCGAATTGCACACCAGAAAGCTTGAGTTTGCCGACATACCACAGGTGTTTGGCGGTTGCCACCTGGTGATCGAGGCTTTCGACAGATCGGAAGCCAAGCAGATGATTGCCGAATCCATGCTGGCCCATATGCCCAGGGTGCCCTTGATCATGGGCAACGGCATGGCCGGAATTGGGATGTTCGACAAGATCAGGCAGGAGCAATGGTTCGAAAATGTGTATGTTTGTGGCGACTTCGTCAGCGAGGCTGGCGAAGATTTGCCACCCCTGGCGCCACGTGTGGGCATCGTATCGAATATGATGGCCAACCTGGCGCTCGAGCTTTTGCTAAAAATGAATACCAATGGAAATCATACTCAACAACCGTAAAGAATCGATACCCGGCGGTCCGATGACGGTGAACGAGCTCATCAAAGCCCGTAACTTTACTTTTAAGATGTTGGTTACCAAGGTCAATGGTCAGTTGGTGCGGGTTGAGGAACGCGACAAGGTGATGGTGAATGAGGGCGACAAGGTTGAGGTGCTCCATCTGATTTCGGGAGGATGACAGGTATCCGGACATACATAAGATCTACTGAGATGGAGGCCTCGCAGCCACCTCAGGATGTGGTTATCCGCATCGAAGAACTATCTGTTTTTCAGCGGAAAAACCTGGTGTTGAACAAGGTAAACCTGACCATACGCAAAGGAGAGTTTGTTTATCTCATCGGCAAAACAGGCAGCGGCAAGTCGAGTCTGCTTAAGACCTTGTATGCCGAGCTTCCGGTGCTCGAGGGCAGGGCCTATATTGCAGGTTACGATCTTTCGGTGCTCCGGCGCAAAGACATACCTTACCTGCGTCGCAGGTTGGGTATTGTTTTTCAGGACTTTCAGCTCATGAACGATCGCACGGTGAACGACAACCTGGCATTTGTGCTGCAAGCCACAGGCTGGAAAAACAAACAACAGATGATGCACCGCATTAAGGAAGTGCTGATGCTGGTGGGTCTGGTTACCAAAGGATACAAATTTCCTCACCAGCTCTCGGGGGGCGAGCAGCAACGGGTGGCCATTGCCAGGGCTTTGCTTAATAAACCTGAAATTATTCTGGCCGACGAACCCACCGGCAACCTTGATCCGGAGACAGCCAACGGAATCCTGCGCCTGCTGATGAGCATCAGCGAGCAGGGTCATGCCGTTCTGATGGCCACACACAACTACAACCTCATCCACAAGTTCCCGGCACGGGTGGTAAAATGCGAGGAGGGCACCCTCTCCGACAGCGCCCAGAAGACCGACAACAGCTGAGCTCAGGCCTGGCCAAACAGAATATCGATCAGCCTGTCGGTATTGTGCCCATTGTGGTAGAGCTGTGCAAGTTTTTTCTCCCTTCGGGCGATTTCTTTGGCCGTAAAATCGCGGCGCAGCAGCCGCTTCAGCTGTTGTTTGATCGATTCGGCCCCGTTTGAGAGGATGCAAAGCTCATCGAGGGCACTTCCACTAAGCATTTTGTCGTTTACCAGACAATAGCGCCCGTTGTAAAGCGTGTTTATCAACTTGAGCTTGAGGCCGGTAGCCTGAAAAGTGATCAGCAGATGGATGTGTGCATTGCGGATAATTCCGGCCAATGTCGCATCGTCGGGATTGGCAATCAGTTTTACGTGGGGCATGCTTGCAACCCTATCCGCCAGCCATCTGGGAGGGTTGAGCCCGGCAATGACAAAAGGCACGTCCATGTCGCTGAACACATTTTCGAGAAGGTACTTTACCGCACTGTGGTTTTCGTTTACCGACAGGTTGCCGTGGTAGAGCACATAATCGCCCTTACCGGTAAGAATATTGACTTGTTGATGGGGGTGAAAAGCCGGAATGAAATGGACGTTCGGGTATTTTGTTCCAAAATAGGCGGCATCTTTGCGCGAGATGGCCACAATGCCCGAGGCTTTTTCCAGCACTTTTTCGTAGCGTTCGAGCTTTCTGGCCTCATTGGCGAAATAATACTTCTTCAGGAACTGCGATTCGGCACTGGCCAGGTTGCGATAGTATTCGTGCTCGATATTGTGGGTGCGAACTGCTATTTTGCGCGATGCAAAACGCGGGTCGTTGAGCAGCATGGTGGTGTGCAGCCCCTCGAGCAGGATTGGGTGCTCATCAGCCAGCAACTTTTGGTTGAGCTCTTCCGAAGTGCGTGAGCAGACAATATAGGGCAGGTTTCGGAAAAGATTGGTTTTCGCCAGGTCGCGTTTATAATAACTTACAGAAGCACAGACACTTTCCAGCTCTTTCTGGTGTCCGCGACCGTATTCAAAAGCATGAAGATGCACTTTGATGCCTTTGTGATGCAGTGACCTGATTTTGTAGTACACATCAATGACACCACCGTAATTGGCTGGCCAGGGTACGTCGAACGATACAACATGGAGGTGATTGTCAGAGGTACTGCTCATAACAGGCAATCAGAATTGGCTCTTCGTTTTCCCAGCAAAGCTCCAGTGCCGCTTTGGCAGCATTAAGCTTCCAACGTTCCAAACGTTGTTCGTCGCCAAATATTTCGTTTACTGCCAGGGCAATTTCTTCTGGCTTGTGGCTTTGGATGCACAGACCGACATCATATGTTTCGACGATGTTAGCCACTTCGGGCAGATTGCTGGCCAGCACGGGAATTCCGGCTTGTATGTAATCGAAGAGTTTGTTGGGCAGGCTGAACCGGTAGTTGATGTTGGTGTCTTTGTCGAGGGTCAGGCCCAGGCTGGCGCAACGGGTGTATTGCATCATCTGTGCATATGGCATGCGGGGGAGGAAACGCACCCTGTCGGTAAGATTGTTCTTATCTGCCAATGTTTTGAGTTCGGGCAGCACATCGCCTCCGCCAACAATAAGCAAATGCATGCCGGGCAGATATTTCATGGCCAGCACCATTTCTTCGGCTCCCCGTTGTATGTTGATGCCCGACCCTTGCAGGATCAGTATCGGAATATGTTCGGGCAGGCCGATTGATTTTCTTGTCACCTCGCCATCAGGCTGGTATCTGGCTGGAATGTTTCGCACCACACGCACCGGAATATTGTACTCCTGCCTGAAAAGTTCGGCAATGGATTCATTTACCGTGATCATCTCGGGCAGGCGGGGTACAATGGCGCTTTCGATGCTTTTCCAGATGGACCGGATGAGCGGACGGTTGGCCAGCTCCGGGGTGCCGGTGTAATATTCGTGGCTGTCGAACACCAGAGGAATACCCCGCAACCTGCTGACCAGATAGGCAGGAAGCAGGGTGTCGAGGTCGTTGGCCACAATCAGGTTTGTTTTGGCAAACAACAGCTTGCGGAAAAATAACAGGTTGATGGACGCATAAAACAGCGGTCCTTTTTCGAACCACAGCCTGAAACGCTTCGATTCATAGGCACGCTGATCCATGGGGGGCGACCCGCTCCGCCGGCGCCCCCAAAGACAGGGAGCGAAACCTGCTTTGATCAAAGCCAGGCAGGATTTGTGTACGCGCTGGTCGGTAACAAGATCGTTTGTTACAAGAACTATGGCTTTTTTCAAGGCAGCGTCGGCTTATTATTTTCCTGACGTCATAACAAACTGCACAGTTGCATCAGTTATTACATCCTTTCGGACAAACCTTTGTTTTAAGTTGATCCAACATAATTCGGTCAGGTGCAACCATTCCGGTCGAATACTGTTAAGTAGCTGTTTTACAATGGTATATGATGATATTTGACGAATAAGCTTTTGGTGGCTACCTTTGTGAAAAAATGCGGTAATGCTTCGCAATTACAACCTGCGCAGGCACAACACTTTCGGGCTGGACGTGATGTGCAGTTTTGCCACCAAAGTGCTTGATCAGTCGAGGCTCGAGGAGCTGTTTCGCGAGGGGTATTTCAGGAACGAGCGCTGGCTCGTGCTTGGCGGGGGCAGCAATGTGCTGTTTCTCGAGGACTTTTACGATGGCCTGGTGTTGATCGTTGAAAACAAGGGCATTACCTTGAGCAGCGATCTGGGCGACGAGGTGGTGGTGAGTGTGGCCGCCGGTGAAGACTGGTCGGGATTCGTGGAACAGATGGTGAAAGCCGGTTTGGGTGGGGTGGAAAATCTTACACTCATACCGGGTAAGGCCGGAGCCGCACCGATGCAGAATATTGGTGCTTATGGGGTGGAGCTCAGGGATGTGTTTCACAGCTTGCAGGCCTTCGATACGCTCACGGGCGAAGTGGTGGAGTTTTTGCCGGAGGATTGTGAGTTTGGTTACCGGACCAGTGTATTCAAAACCCTCTACCGCAATCGTTTTGTTATTCTTGGCATTGATCTGCGGCTGAAAAAGCACCCGCAACTTCAGCTTGAATATGGAAGTATCCGTCAGCAATTGCGCGAGGATGGAATACAGCGTCCTGATATTCAGGATGTAAGCAGAGCTGTGGCAAAAATTCGCAGCGCAAAGCTGCCCGATCCGGAGCTGATTGGCAATGCCGGAAGTTTTTTCAAAAACCCGGTGGTGCACCCGGCCATGTTCGAAATGATCAGGGCGGAGTTTCCCGGCATTCCTTCCTATGCCTCCGAGGATGGAAACATCAAGCTTCCGGCAGGCTGGCTCATCGAAAAGGCAGGCTGGAAAGGCTACCGTAAAGGCGATGCCGGAGTGTACGAACGCCAGGCCCTGGTGCTGGTTAATTATGGCAATGCCACCGGAGCCGACATCTGGGAGTTGGCGCTTGAGATTCAGCAATCGGTGAAATCCATGTTTGGAATCACCCTCGAGCCCGAGGTGAATATCATTCGCTGATTCACCACTTTCCTGTTCAAATTTTTCGATTCCGAGCGGCCTTATTGCAACCCGTCGAATAAGGAAATGTACTTTCTTTATAAAAAAATCCAGCGGGTGATACGTTCAGTATATAAAACACTGCGGAGTTTGTTTTTGACCTGGGCCGAGGTGTTCGTCTGGCTGACAGCTCTGCTGTTGCTGGCATTTGTGCCACCGACGGAAACTCAGCAGACCTTTTGCGTATGGCATCATGCCGGGCTGGAAGCCTGTCCGGGCTGCGGTATGGGCCACTCTATAGCTGAATTGTTCAAAGGACATCTTGCCGAATCCTTCAACCGTCATCCGCTTGGCATGTTTGCCGTGCTGGTGATTGTCTGGCGCATCATCCGGCTGAGCTGGTTTAATATAAAAGCGATAAGAACCTTAAAACCAAAATCTTATGTCGAAAATCTATGACTACATGCCCGATATTCAGGGCGAAGAAATGTTGTTTCTTCAAAAACTGACCCAGGAATATTCCGACGAAAAATTGAGGAAGTTTTCTACCATCTACCGTGCCCGTCGTCGCGACCCCATGCTGATCCTGCTCTTGTGTCTGATTGGTTTTCTTGGGTTTGCCGGAATTCACCGTTTTATGATGAACCAGATAGGCATGGGCATTTTATATCTGCTGACAGCCGGTTTGTGCCTTGTGGGCACCATAGTTGATGTGGTTAATTATCAGAGTCTTGCGTTTAACTTCAACAGGCAGGTTGCGGTTGAAGTGCACAGCATGCTGGCCTCGGAGCATTAATCGGACTGTCTCTTTAGCAGCGCTTTGTTTATCTTGCGGGCAATGGATGGGCCGGAATAGATAAAACCTGTGTACACCTGCACAAGGTCGGCGCCTGCCTCCAGCTTCTCGAGGGCATCGGCGGCATTCATGATGCCGCCCACCCCGATGATGGGAAAAGCTTTGCCTGATTTTTCGGCCAGGTACCTGATCACTTCGGTGGAACGCTTTTGCAATGGCAGTCCGCTGAGACCGCCGTTACCGGCGCGCATGGCGGTTTCTTTATCATGTGTAATGGTGTGCCTGGTGATGGTGGTATTGGTGGCCACCACGCCGTCGATGCCGGTTTGTTTCACAATGCTGATCACTTCGTCGAGCTGTTGTTCGTTCAGGTCGGGCGAAACTTTCAGCAAAACCGGTTTGCGTTTTGGCCGGGCATTGTTGTTCTGCTGAATGGTGTTCAGAATTCCCAGCAAGGCCTCCTGGTCCTGCAGGGCTTTCATATTGGTGATATTGGGGCAACTTACGTTGACCACAAAATAATCCACCAGGTCGAACAGTCCTTCGAAGCAGGTCAGGTAATCCTGCGCGGCCTGCTCGTTGGGTGTGAGGGTGTTTTTTCCGATGTTTCCGCCCACAATCAGGCCTGGGGGGCGGTTGGCGAGTTGTTTTTTCACATACTCCAGGCCTTTGTGATTGAAGCCCATGCGGTTGATCAGGCCTTTGTCCCTGCGCAGGCGAAACAAGCGTGGTTTGGGATTGCCGGGCTGTGGCAGGGGAACCACGGTGCCGATTTCCACATGGCTGAATCCGAAAGCCGAAAGCGCACCAAACACCTCTGCATTTTTATCGAAACCGGCAGCAATACCCACCGGATTGTCGAAATCCAGGCCAAAAACCCTGCGGCGAAGCACAGGATGATCCACCCGGTAACAGTTTCGGACGGTTTTTCTGATGGGGTTGAAACCAAAGAAGAA
This window of the Bacteroidota bacterium genome carries:
- the thiS gene encoding sulfur carrier protein ThiS, with protein sequence MEIILNNRKESIPGGPMTVNELIKARNFTFKMLVTKVNGQLVRVEERDKVMVNEGDKVEVLHLISGG
- the thiF gene encoding sulfur carrier protein ThiS adenylyltransferase ThiF, giving the protein MRWEQIKKALARYKVGIAGCGGLGSNAAVALARVGVKQLVLADFDVIEPSNLNRQYYFLHQIGEYKTSALADNLHMIARGLKLELHTRKLEFADIPQVFGGCHLVIEAFDRSEAKQMIAESMLAHMPRVPLIMGNGMAGIGMFDKIRQEQWFENVYVCGDFVSEAGEDLPPLAPRVGIVSNMMANLALELLLKMNTNGNHTQQP
- a CDS encoding glycosyltransferase family 1 protein — encoded protein: MSSTSDNHLHVVSFDVPWPANYGGVIDVYYKIRSLHHKGIKVHLHAFEYGRGHQKELESVCASVSYYKRDLAKTNLFRNLPYIVCSRTSEELNQKLLADEHPILLEGLHTTMLLNDPRFASRKIAVRTHNIEHEYYRNLASAESQFLKKYYFANEARKLERYEKVLEKASGIVAISRKDAAYFGTKYPNVHFIPAFHPHQQVNILTGKGDYVLYHGNLSVNENHSAVKYLLENVFSDMDVPFVIAGLNPPRWLADRVASMPHVKLIANPDDATLAGIIRNAHIHLLITFQATGLKLKLINTLYNGRYCLVNDKMLSGSALDELCILSNGAESIKQQLKRLLRRDFTAKEIARREKKLAQLYHNGHNTDRLIDILFGQA
- a CDS encoding TM2 domain-containing protein; translation: MSKIYDYMPDIQGEEMLFLQKLTQEYSDEKLRKFSTIYRARRRDPMLILLLCLIGFLGFAGIHRFMMNQIGMGILYLLTAGLCLVGTIVDVVNYQSLAFNFNRQVAVEVHSMLASEH
- a CDS encoding ATP-binding cassette domain-containing protein, yielding MEASQPPQDVVIRIEELSVFQRKNLVLNKVNLTIRKGEFVYLIGKTGSGKSSLLKTLYAELPVLEGRAYIAGYDLSVLRRKDIPYLRRRLGIVFQDFQLMNDRTVNDNLAFVLQATGWKNKQQMMHRIKEVLMLVGLVTKGYKFPHQLSGGEQQRVAIARALLNKPEIILADEPTGNLDPETANGILRLLMSISEQGHAVLMATHNYNLIHKFPARVVKCEEGTLSDSAQKTDNS
- a CDS encoding DUF2752 domain-containing protein, producing the protein MYFLYKKIQRVIRSVYKTLRSLFLTWAEVFVWLTALLLLAFVPPTETQQTFCVWHHAGLEACPGCGMGHSIAELFKGHLAESFNRHPLGMFAVLVIVWRIIRLSWFNIKAIRTLKPKSYVENL
- a CDS encoding glycosyltransferase; translation: MKKAIVLVTNDLVTDQRVHKSCLALIKAGFAPCLWGRRRSGSPPMDQRAYESKRFRLWFEKGPLFYASINLLFFRKLLFAKTNLIVANDLDTLLPAYLVSRLRGIPLVFDSHEYYTGTPELANRPLIRSIWKSIESAIVPRLPEMITVNESIAELFRQEYNIPVRVVRNIPARYQPDGEVTRKSIGLPEHIPILILQGSGINIQRGAEEMVLAMKYLPGMHLLIVGGGDVLPELKTLADKNNLTDRVRFLPRMPYAQMMQYTRCASLGLTLDKDTNINYRFSLPNKLFDYIQAGIPVLASNLPEVANIVETYDVGLCIQSHKPEEIALAVNEIFGDEQRLERWKLNAAKAALELCWENEEPILIACYEQYL
- the murB gene encoding UDP-N-acetylmuramate dehydrogenase, with the protein product MLRNYNLRRHNTFGLDVMCSFATKVLDQSRLEELFREGYFRNERWLVLGGGSNVLFLEDFYDGLVLIVENKGITLSSDLGDEVVVSVAAGEDWSGFVEQMVKAGLGGVENLTLIPGKAGAAPMQNIGAYGVELRDVFHSLQAFDTLTGEVVEFLPEDCEFGYRTSVFKTLYRNRFVILGIDLRLKKHPQLQLEYGSIRQQLREDGIQRPDIQDVSRAVAKIRSAKLPDPELIGNAGSFFKNPVVHPAMFEMIRAEFPGIPSYASEDGNIKLPAGWLIEKAGWKGYRKGDAGVYERQALVLVNYGNATGADIWELALEIQQSVKSMFGITLEPEVNIIR
- a CDS encoding quinone-dependent dihydroorotate dehydrogenase, with translation MYTRIIRPLLFAIEPERVHHLVVGLMKFFFGFNPIRKTVRNCYRVDHPVLRRRVFGLDFDNPVGIAAGFDKNAEVFGALSAFGFSHVEIGTVVPLPQPGNPKPRLFRLRRDKGLINRMGFNHKGLEYVKKQLANRPPGLIVGGNIGKNTLTPNEQAAQDYLTCFEGLFDLVDYFVVNVSCPNITNMKALQDQEALLGILNTIQQNNNARPKRKPVLLKVSPDLNEQQLDEVISIVKQTGIDGVVATNTTITRHTITHDKETAMRAGNGGLSGLPLQKRSTEVIRYLAEKSGKAFPIIGVGGIMNAADALEKLEAGADLVQVYTGFIYSGPSIARKINKALLKRQSD